In the Hordeum vulgare subsp. vulgare chromosome 7H, MorexV3_pseudomolecules_assembly, whole genome shotgun sequence genome, one interval contains:
- the LOC123411349 gene encoding uncharacterized protein LOC123411349 has product MAGKEGSFSLKPCSGARRVTEEEEDALVCNAGSGASALKSCSNRGGGKNLGGFSLKPCSNRGRGRNLGGFSLKSCTTASTVAAAAFAGEEFHFKQRATKSMEDATGEQECPLKVCSTKRKVPADGHDEEDIVLAESTIDETKEQAVKVAEADSQVDGADDDDEPVSEAVFAAFYEELKADYERLYVERVLPLELKNASLLQRQCKAESVLESN; this is encoded by the exons ATGGCCGGAAAGGAGGGGTCTTTCTCGCTGAAGCCGTGCAGCGGCGCCAGACGTgtcacggaggaggaggaggatgccctGGTCTGTAACGCCGGAAGTGGCGCGTCTGCCCTGAAGTCGTGCAGCAACAGAGGCGGCGGCAAGAACCTGGGGGGCTTCTCGCTGAAGCCGTGCAGCAACAGAGGCCGCGGCAGGAACCTGGGGGGCTTCTCGCTGAAGTCGTGCACCACCGCAAgtacggtggcggcggcggcgtttgCCGGCGAGGAGTTTCACTTCAAGCAGCGCGCAACAAAGAGCATGGAGGACGCCACCGGGGAGCAGGAGTGTCCGCTGAAGGTCTGCTCCACCAAAAGGAAGGTGCCG GCTGACGGGCACGACGAGGAAGATATTGTTCTTGCCGAGTCAACCATTGATGAGACCAAAGAGCAGGCTGTCAAAGTAGCAGAAGCGGACTCCCAGGTGGACGgtgccgatgatgatgatgaacccGTCTCTGAAGCAGTGTTTGCAGCCTTTTACGAGGAGCTGAAGGCCGACTACGAGAGGCTCTATGTCGAAAGGGTTTTGCCTTTGGAGCTCAAGaatgcaagtcttctgcaaagacAATGCAAGGCTGAATCTGTTCTTGAATCCAACTAA